In Rhodospirillales bacterium, the genomic stretch TTTGCTTCGTGCGCGCCTGTTATCGGGGCGGCATCGTGCTCACCACCTACGGCCGTTCGTCGGGCTTCTGTATCGATCCGATCGAAAAAAAGCCGCTCAACCACTTTTTACCCGGCACGCCGATCCTTTCTTTCGGCACCGCCGGCTGCAATCTGACCTGCAAGTTCTGCCAGAACTGGTCGATCAGCAAGGCGCGCGAATTCGACAAGCTCGCCGACCGGGCCTCGCCCGAGGCGATTGCCCGCGCCGCCGAAAAGACCGGCTGTCGCAGCGTCGCCTTCACCTACAATGATCCGGTGATCTTCCTCGAATACGCCGTCGACGTGGCCAAGGCCTGTCACGCGCGTGGTATCAAGACGGTGGCGGTGACGGCGGGCTACATCTGCCCGGAGCCGCGCGCTGAATTCTACCGGCACATGGACGCGGCCAACGTCGACTTGAAGGGGTTCAGCGAACGCTTTTATCGCGACCTCTGCACCGGACACCTGGAATCGGTGCTCGATACGCTCCGCTACATCAAGCGCGAGACCCGGACCTGGCTCGAAATCACCACGCTCCTCATTCCGGGCGAAAACGACTCGGACGAGGAGTTGGACGCGCTCAGCCGCTGGGTGAACGCGGAGCTGGGGCCGGATGTGCCGTTGCACTTCTCCGCCTTTCACCCCGATTGGAAGATGACCGACAAGCCGCGAACGCCTTCCGCGACGCTCACGCGCGCGCGGACCATCGCCATGCGCAACGGGCTTCGTTACGTCTACACCGGCAACGTCCATGACCCCAAGGGCGGCAGCACCTGGTGCGCCAAGTGCGGCGGGCTGTTGATCGAGCGCGACTGGTACGACCTGACCGCCTGCAACCTGACGTTCGAGGGCAATCACAAGGGCGACTGCAAGTTCTGCGGCGAGCCCTTGCCGGGCGTGTTCGAGGGGCCGCCGGGAAACTGGGGCCGCAAGCGCGTTCCGGTGCGCATTGGGCGCGCGGGCGAATCCCCGCGCGCATAATAAAATGCGCTCCTATCGGGGCGCGGTCGCTGACAGGGACGGCGGGACCTGTTAGACAGGGTTTCCTTATCGGATTCCCCGTCCATGTCCCGCAAGCAACTCATCGCCCTCGCGCTCAAGGTCCTGGTCTCCATCGGCCTGATCGTCTGGCTGTTCGAGGCGAAGATGGACGTGGGCGCCATCGGCGAGCGGCTCCGGCAAGTGGCGCCCCTCTGGCTTGCGGCCGGGCTGGCCGTGTTCCTGGTCCAAGCGCTGATCGGAGCCATGCGCTGGAAAGTGGTGGCGGATACGGTCGGGCCGCGACTCCCTTACGGATCGGCGCTCCGCTTCTTCTTCGTCGGCTTGTTCTTCGGCCAAGTTTTTGCGGTCGGCGGCGACGCGATGCGCGTCTACAAGGCGTATCGCGCGGGCCTCGGCTTGGCCCCGGCCTTTAACGGCGTGTTCCTGGAACGGGCGGGCACCATCCTCGCGCTCCTGTTGGTGGTCGCCGCCACCAGCCCGATTCTGTTCGGGCGGGTCGAGACGAGCATGGCAGGCACGTTGCTGTTCGTCGCGCTGCTGGCGCTCGCGGGCGGTCTGGTCGGGATCGTGCTGCTGCTCCAGATCGACCGGTTGCCGCCGACCCTGGACCGCTTTCGGGCGGTTCGCGGTTTGCGTGCCGTCGCCGCCGACACGCGCCGGGTTTTTCTCTCGCCCGGGCCGCTCATGCGGCTGCTGGTATGGGGCGGGCTGACCCATCTCAACCTGACGTTCGCGGTCTTTATCCTGGCGCGCGGACTCGCGGTTCCGGTGACGTGGATCGAATGTCTCGCCTTGATCCCGCCGGTCATCCTCGCCGCCACCTTGCCGATCTCGATCGGCGGTTGGGGCGTGCGCGAGGGCGCCATGATCCTGTCCCTCGGCCTCGTCGGGGTGGCGGAAAACGACGCCGGCGCGCTCTCGATCCTGGCCGGGCTGGTCGGAATCGCGATCGCCCTGCCGGGCGGCGTCCTCTGGTTGCTCGACCACGATCACCGTATAGTTTTCGACCCCAATGAAGGACAACGGCCATGAAGATTTCGTTCGCTAAGCCTGCCCTGCCGCGCCGGGGCGCCTATGTCGTTGGCGTCTATGCCGAGCGCAAGCTGAGCCCCAGCGCCAAGGCGCTCGACAAGGCGACCGGCGGCGTGGTCGCCCGCGCGCTCGCCGCGAGCCGCTTCAAGGGCAAGAAGAACCAGACCCTGCAGGTGCTGGCACCCGCGCGCTCGGGCCTCGACGTCATTTTGCTGGTCGGTCTCGGCGAAGCGAAAAAGATTGACGCGATGACGATGCAGGAAGCGGGCGGCACGGCCTACGCGGCGCTGGCCAAGGGCGGAGCGACCTCGGTCGCGGTCGCGGTCGATGCGCTGGAAGGGAGCAAGATACCGACAGCCGAACTCGCCGCCGAACTGGCGTTCGGAATCAAGCTCCGCTCCTACCGCTTCGACAAGTACCGGACCAAGGAAAAGGCCGAGGACAAGCCCGCGCTCAGGGCGGCGACGGTCCTGGTCGCCGAACCGGACAAGGCGCGCGCGCGTTACGTCGTGCTCGAGCGCATTGCCGACGGGGTTTTCTTCACCCGCGATCTGGTGTCGGAACCGCCCAACGTCCTTTATCCGGAAACGCTCGCCAAGGAGGCGCAGACGCTCTCGAAGCTCGGGGTCAAGGTCGAGGTGTTGGGCGTTCCCGAAATGAAGAAGCTCGGCATGAACGCGCTCTTGGGCGTTGGCCAGGGCAGCGCCAAGGAATCGAAGCTGGTGGTGATGGAATGGAAAGGCGCCGGCGCGGCTAAGGCCAAGAAGGGTAAGGAATCCGGCCCGGTCGCCTTGATCGGCAAGGGCGTGACCTTCGACACCGGCGGTATTTCCCTGAAACCCGGCGCCGGAATGGAAGAGATGAAATGGGACATGGGCGGCGCCGGCGCTGTGATCGGCGCCATGAAGTCGATCGCG encodes the following:
- a CDS encoding flippase-like domain-containing protein; translated protein: MSRKQLIALALKVLVSIGLIVWLFEAKMDVGAIGERLRQVAPLWLAAGLAVFLVQALIGAMRWKVVADTVGPRLPYGSALRFFFVGLFFGQVFAVGGDAMRVYKAYRAGLGLAPAFNGVFLERAGTILALLLVVAATSPILFGRVETSMAGTLLFVALLALAGGLVGIVLLLQIDRLPPTLDRFRAVRGLRAVAADTRRVFLSPGPLMRLLVWGGLTHLNLTFAVFILARGLAVPVTWIECLALIPPVILAATLPISIGGWGVREGAMILSLGLVGVAENDAGALSILAGLVGIAIALPGGVLWLLDHDHRIVFDPNEGQRP
- the amrS gene encoding AmmeMemoRadiSam system radical SAM enzyme codes for the protein CFVRACYRGGIVLTTYGRSSGFCIDPIEKKPLNHFLPGTPILSFGTAGCNLTCKFCQNWSISKAREFDKLADRASPEAIARAAEKTGCRSVAFTYNDPVIFLEYAVDVAKACHARGIKTVAVTAGYICPEPRAEFYRHMDAANVDLKGFSERFYRDLCTGHLESVLDTLRYIKRETRTWLEITTLLIPGENDSDEELDALSRWVNAELGPDVPLHFSAFHPDWKMTDKPRTPSATLTRARTIAMRNGLRYVYTGNVHDPKGGSTWCAKCGGLLIERDWYDLTACNLTFEGNHKGDCKFCGEPLPGVFEGPPGNWGRKRVPVRIGRAGESPRA
- a CDS encoding leucyl aminopeptidase; protein product: MKISFAKPALPRRGAYVVGVYAERKLSPSAKALDKATGGVVARALAASRFKGKKNQTLQVLAPARSGLDVILLVGLGEAKKIDAMTMQEAGGTAYAALAKGGATSVAVAVDALEGSKIPTAELAAELAFGIKLRSYRFDKYRTKEKAEDKPALRAATVLVAEPDKARARYVVLERIADGVFFTRDLVSEPPNVLYPETLAKEAQTLSKLGVKVEVLGVPEMKKLGMNALLGVGQGSAKESKLVVMEWKGAGAAKAKKGKESGPVALIGKGVTFDTGGISLKPGAGMEEMKWDMGGAGAVIGAMKSIAGRKSKAHVVGLVGLVENMPDGNAQRPGDIVKSMSGQTIEIQNTDAEGRLVLSDVLWYGKTRFKPRLMIDLATLTGAIVIALGHEYAGLYANDEELAARLIEAGGKVGERVWRMPLDEAYNKMMDSDVADMKNISGSRDAGSITAAQFLQRFVDKTPWAHLDIAGMAWTNKEKPTVPKGGTGFGVRLLDRLVADFYE